One segment of Leptospirillum ferrooxidans C2-3 DNA contains the following:
- a CDS encoding polysaccharide deacetylase family protein, whose amino-acid sequence MEHTKRKRAIILMYHQLIPNDAPGNWTPNDLADPYYGVREQVFREHLSLFRRTSLPVIDLDHYLSEEASREDPPLSIIISFDDGYQSDLALAGKALVTAGFPAIFFLSTARLGGHGMMTPEQARELALLPRMRIGAHGATHRFLTDLTDKELEGELQDAKLKIQEWSGEKNIYISAPGGRINSNAIRKVMEAGYKGLLTSNPGAYIKGGDPFFIPRLPVTNTMSVKQLESLLDPDSFSFQANRWIRTGRRLVREWISSPPLSRKKP is encoded by the coding sequence ATGGAACACACAAAGCGCAAACGCGCGATCATCCTCATGTACCATCAGCTTATCCCGAACGATGCTCCCGGGAACTGGACTCCGAACGATCTTGCCGATCCCTATTACGGGGTCAGGGAACAGGTCTTTCGGGAACACCTCTCTCTTTTCCGGAGAACCTCACTTCCCGTGATCGATCTGGATCATTATCTCTCCGAAGAGGCTTCCAGGGAGGACCCTCCCCTATCAATCATCATCTCTTTCGACGATGGTTACCAATCGGATTTGGCCCTTGCAGGAAAAGCACTGGTAACAGCCGGATTTCCCGCCATCTTTTTCCTCTCAACCGCACGTCTCGGTGGTCATGGTATGATGACCCCGGAGCAGGCCCGTGAGCTTGCACTCCTTCCCCGTATGAGGATCGGAGCCCATGGCGCAACCCATCGGTTCCTGACCGATTTGACAGATAAGGAACTGGAAGGTGAGCTTCAGGATGCAAAACTTAAAATTCAGGAATGGAGTGGAGAAAAAAATATCTACATTTCCGCTCCTGGCGGCAGGATCAATTCCAATGCCATCAGGAAAGTCATGGAAGCCGGCTATAAAGGTCTTTTGACATCGAACCCGGGAGCCTATATAAAGGGAGGGGATCCTTTTTTCATTCCCAGATTGCCGGTTACGAACACCATGTCAGTCAAACAGCTTGAATCCCTTCTTGATCCCGATTCTTTTTCGTTTCAGGCAAATAGATGGATCCGCACAGGAAGACGCCTCGTCCGGGAATGGATTTCCTCTCCCCCTCTCTCCAGGAAGAAGCCATGA
- a CDS encoding glycosyltransferase family 4 protein — MTEQSPFRLLYLLTEPFGTGGVQSDMKSLGPHFVKNGHEVFIACPTGDQLELLQKGGVVHIPFDVHFKTPGQFQECKKRLRDLIQTIRPTVLAPQSIRSSWLCHAAAKDLPIPRITTIHNIHTPFNSLWAGFLLNKCSDAVVFESEHEHHRLTKLGLDPKKTTVIPSGIDTTTFYPIERSQALWKSIPGLSEHSVIFGCVARLSPEKAHSDLLKAFFEVRKEIPESRLILVGDGPLKDSLIHQTKSLGLEPFVHFAGQQSAIREYVSLFDVFVLASTRESLPRAAREAMACGKPIIATRVGATREVVHHGKSGLLVPPGNPAKLAKAMISLGSDPKTREDMTSLSLELIRKRFSLDIWLSENEALYKKASSGNLAGSLP, encoded by the coding sequence ATGACCGAACAGTCTCCATTCAGGCTACTCTATCTTCTGACCGAACCATTTGGAACTGGGGGGGTCCAGAGCGACATGAAATCGCTCGGTCCCCATTTTGTCAAGAATGGACACGAAGTTTTTATTGCCTGTCCGACAGGCGATCAACTTGAACTCCTTCAAAAAGGAGGAGTTGTCCATATCCCCTTTGATGTTCATTTCAAAACGCCCGGACAATTCCAGGAATGCAAAAAACGTTTGAGAGATCTGATTCAGACCATCCGACCGACCGTACTCGCGCCACAGTCGATACGATCCTCGTGGTTATGCCATGCAGCGGCAAAAGACCTTCCCATTCCGAGGATTACAACCATTCATAACATCCACACTCCGTTCAACAGCCTCTGGGCAGGTTTTCTCCTGAACAAGTGTTCGGATGCCGTTGTTTTCGAATCCGAACACGAACACCATAGACTGACAAAACTCGGATTGGATCCAAAAAAAACAACGGTTATTCCCAGTGGTATCGATACGACCACCTTCTACCCGATCGAAAGATCCCAGGCTTTATGGAAAAGCATTCCCGGACTTTCCGAGCATTCCGTCATTTTTGGATGTGTGGCAAGGCTATCCCCTGAAAAAGCCCATTCAGACCTCCTAAAAGCTTTTTTTGAGGTTCGAAAAGAAATCCCTGAATCCCGACTTATCCTGGTGGGGGATGGCCCACTAAAAGACAGCCTCATTCACCAGACAAAAAGTCTTGGGTTGGAACCCTTTGTTCATTTCGCGGGGCAACAGTCCGCAATCCGCGAATACGTCAGCCTGTTCGATGTTTTCGTTCTCGCCTCCACTCGAGAATCCCTCCCGAGAGCCGCAAGAGAAGCCATGGCCTGCGGGAAACCGATCATTGCAACCCGGGTGGGAGCGACTCGAGAGGTCGTCCACCATGGTAAAAGCGGTCTACTGGTTCCACCGGGGAATCCTGCCAAACTGGCCAAAGCCATGATCTCTCTTGGCTCGGACCCCAAAACCAGAGAAGACATGACCTCTCTAAGCCTTGAGCTCATACGGAAGAGATTCAGCCTTGATATATGGCTTTCTGAGAACGAAGCACTTTATAAAAAGGCCTCTTCGGGAAATCTTGCCGGATCATTGCCATGA
- a CDS encoding O-antigen ligase family protein, translated as MNDCPSPDDAPDQAVPTPGNRWKLSAKPMSGARWDNRWEETEDTGETSWKKIPDLRLRGSIAIPRENAPGTGVPPIPLTVYLLAILLGFIASFDVSVPRPIMLLGSAMIFIPLFFKSLQYPLPALMALIVYIPYSKAVSGNLGGAVTGLNFTTAIMLLCFLSASAVSRRDAPLAVLPGERSFRHLVVLFCILGAFSVIHTDISSSGFGPLSALVDYKRWLDPFLVFFVFSYLLKTEEDGRLLVTLMAMSLVVIGLGTFEEHRINGMAHHLVRLTGIAQQANQMGAFYSNYLMIMIAFFMMKGLGLRRRFFLFFGLGGSLLGLFMTESRGDALSMAIALMFFFFIRSRILFLGIVALLAVAILNAQYLPGGLGTRLQRTVVHQDANSLDQRTTLDASARTRLALWKGATAMIESHPIFGVGYKMFQSNIYRYVPKNDETAHLSLRNRDAHNAYLLIGAEMGIPTLLVFIYLIFSMFRVSFYSFWVSTDRFWKLVCLGTASTVVSLAVTNIFGSRFNSMIVTGYLWALLAIILKIPIWQMNKISQQKT; from the coding sequence ATGAACGACTGCCCTTCCCCCGATGATGCACCGGATCAAGCCGTTCCCACCCCGGGAAACAGGTGGAAACTCTCCGCTAAACCAATGTCCGGGGCAAGATGGGATAATCGCTGGGAAGAAACAGAAGATACTGGAGAGACAAGCTGGAAAAAGATCCCGGATCTCCGTCTTCGGGGATCAATCGCCATTCCGCGGGAGAACGCCCCCGGAACCGGAGTTCCTCCGATCCCCCTGACGGTCTATCTTCTTGCCATCCTTCTGGGATTCATCGCATCCTTCGATGTCTCCGTTCCCAGACCGATCATGCTTCTGGGCAGCGCCATGATTTTCATCCCCCTATTCTTTAAATCTCTCCAGTATCCTCTTCCCGCATTAATGGCCCTTATCGTTTACATTCCCTACTCCAAAGCCGTTTCAGGAAATCTTGGCGGAGCCGTCACGGGGCTGAACTTCACAACCGCTATCATGCTGCTTTGTTTCCTGTCAGCAAGCGCCGTATCAAGAAGAGATGCTCCATTGGCTGTTCTTCCGGGGGAACGGTCATTTCGACATCTGGTCGTTCTTTTCTGCATACTCGGAGCCTTCTCCGTTATTCATACCGATATCTCCTCTTCCGGATTTGGCCCTCTTTCTGCACTCGTCGACTATAAACGCTGGCTGGACCCCTTTCTCGTGTTCTTTGTTTTTTCGTATCTGCTGAAAACGGAGGAAGACGGACGTCTTCTCGTCACTCTCATGGCAATGTCCCTTGTTGTCATCGGACTCGGAACGTTCGAGGAACATCGGATCAACGGAATGGCCCACCACCTTGTCCGACTGACGGGAATCGCCCAGCAAGCGAATCAGATGGGAGCATTCTACTCAAACTATCTCATGATCATGATCGCTTTTTTCATGATGAAGGGACTTGGTCTTCGCCGAAGATTTTTCCTCTTTTTTGGATTGGGAGGATCTCTTCTTGGGCTTTTCATGACAGAATCCCGAGGAGATGCCCTTTCCATGGCCATCGCTCTCATGTTTTTCTTTTTTATCAGAAGTCGCATCCTTTTTCTGGGGATTGTCGCCCTTCTCGCCGTCGCCATCCTCAATGCCCAATATCTTCCCGGTGGCCTTGGAACAAGACTTCAGCGCACGGTCGTTCATCAGGACGCGAATAGTCTGGACCAGAGAACCACGCTCGATGCCAGCGCCAGAACGAGACTTGCACTGTGGAAAGGAGCGACCGCGATGATAGAATCCCACCCCATTTTTGGAGTAGGCTATAAGATGTTTCAAAGCAACATCTACCGATATGTTCCCAAAAATGACGAAACAGCTCATCTTTCCCTCAGAAATAGGGATGCCCACAACGCTTACCTGTTGATAGGTGCAGAAATGGGCATACCGACGCTCCTGGTCTTCATCTACCTGATCTTTTCAATGTTCCGGGTCTCTTTTTACAGTTTCTGGGTCAGTACCGACCGATTCTGGAAACTCGTCTGCCTCGGAACGGCAAGCACCGTTGTTTCTCTTGCGGTCACCAATATTTTTGGATCCCGCTTCAATAGCATGATCGTTACCGGATATTTGTGGGCGCTACTCGCTATCATCCTGAAGATCCCGATCTGGCAGATGAACAAGATCTCACAGCAAAAGACCTGA
- a CDS encoding glycosyltransferase family 2 protein, translated as MTGLLFFAILVFLYPLLIYPPIISLLAAFFPKPIRKTGLHHAQTVTFIIPAFNEEAVVEAKIRNTLSLDYPKDKIEVLIASDGSTDRTVEIARTLPDPRIMILDFPNRRGKLSVLKDALSRASGEIVIFSDTSAILAKDALTRLLENFSDETVGCVSGRYIVSNDMTKIQDGRSAGEKGYFEFEVFQRRKESLFYTTLGAHGAFYAIRRSLSPDIPANIINDDFVIPMLIVKSGFRTVYEEKALVYEYHQTSIDGEFKRRTRISHGNFQQIAFLKSMLGLSHPRVSFVFWSHKVLRAFQPLPLIVILIVPIAMEGLLPKLFVLMQGLFYLLGAAAISRKSRSRLLAIPLYFTLGNAAILAGFFRFLKNRKSNLLQWEKS; from the coding sequence ATGACCGGACTTCTATTTTTCGCCATTCTTGTCTTTCTCTATCCTCTTCTCATCTATCCCCCCATCATCTCTCTTCTTGCGGCTTTCTTTCCGAAACCAATCCGGAAAACCGGGCTTCACCATGCTCAAACAGTCACATTCATCATCCCCGCATTCAATGAAGAAGCGGTTGTCGAAGCCAAGATCCGCAATACCCTTTCTCTTGACTATCCCAAAGACAAGATAGAGGTTCTGATCGCATCCGACGGATCGACAGATCGAACGGTCGAAATTGCCCGGACACTCCCAGATCCAAGGATCATGATCCTTGATTTTCCCAATCGCAGGGGGAAACTTTCGGTATTGAAAGATGCCCTCTCCAGAGCCTCGGGAGAAATTGTCATCTTCTCTGACACATCGGCTATTCTCGCCAAGGACGCACTCACCCGGCTTCTGGAAAACTTCTCGGATGAAACAGTAGGGTGCGTTTCCGGACGATATATCGTTTCAAACGACATGACAAAGATCCAGGATGGAAGGAGCGCAGGGGAAAAGGGCTATTTCGAATTTGAAGTCTTCCAGAGAAGGAAGGAAAGTCTCTTTTATACCACTCTAGGGGCCCATGGCGCCTTTTATGCCATCAGACGAAGTCTTTCTCCCGATATCCCGGCAAACATCATAAATGATGATTTTGTCATTCCAATGCTAATCGTGAAATCCGGGTTTCGGACGGTCTACGAGGAAAAGGCTCTTGTCTACGAATACCATCAGACAAGTATTGATGGAGAATTCAAACGGAGAACCAGAATTTCCCATGGAAACTTTCAGCAGATAGCCTTCCTGAAGTCCATGCTCGGACTCTCTCATCCCAGAGTCTCCTTTGTATTCTGGAGCCACAAGGTTCTCAGGGCCTTTCAGCCATTACCACTTATAGTGATCCTGATCGTCCCCATCGCAATGGAAGGGCTGCTCCCAAAGCTCTTCGTCCTGATGCAGGGTTTGTTTTATCTGCTGGGGGCCGCTGCTATCTCAAGAAAAAGCCGATCCCGTCTTCTGGCCATTCCACTTTACTTCACCCTCGGAAATGCCGCCATTCTTGCCGGATTTTTCCGATTTCTCAAAAACCGGAAGTCAAACCTCCTCCAATGGGAAAAGAGCTGA
- a CDS encoding glycosyltransferase, translated as MDPSKPSKKQKNNPERQLSVCHLFPALPLHGAENHFYSLAKQLDPEKTKNAICLISAEGELVKDFRAMGIPVTLIQKHGRYDISIIWRLRAFLKKGGFDIIHSNLFTANLWGRLAAFGLKIPFVVTVHNIHSRHNPTQARIEIFFDRLLVLTTSILINVSKEVESSMLRDVGLPRTKLCTIENGIVFPEQGDLPSKQEARKMLGFSDDDNLLVVIGRFAAAKNHITFISSLPAVREKFPKLKVLLVGNGEKEAEIRETITRYHLGDTVILLGLRRDIPTILSASDILVIPSIWEGLPIVMLEAMAAGTPVIATRVGGIPDALTDGSTGILTTPDSPSLTDAMVRGLSNLPHMEEMAREAQKIASNRYNIKRTAARYTDVYRTITRECQFRRGIRDIIRTIAGKTLSVASRAGTLRILMYHRIDDTIDQDILCVTPFAFSLQMAWLKEEGYHVIELEKALDHLRSGALPAKSVVITFDDGYEDNYRNAYPILSELSFPATIFPVTSFSRGESSHPRYKNYPYPITYLTAAQIGEMSRNGISFGSHTDTHPLLTSLSREAVMQEVLKSKQILEDWTGASVHSFAYPNGAFNPNCFLSLETAGYRSALTTLPGLNTDGTSFWELRRTEISGRDSLLDFSLKVRGGLDSLHKLYQSLRRSR; from the coding sequence ATGGATCCGTCCAAACCCTCAAAAAAACAGAAAAACAATCCTGAACGCCAATTGTCCGTTTGCCATCTGTTTCCTGCACTACCCCTCCATGGAGCGGAAAATCATTTTTACTCTCTGGCAAAGCAACTTGACCCCGAAAAGACAAAAAACGCCATCTGCCTGATCTCTGCCGAAGGAGAACTGGTCAAGGACTTCAGAGCAATGGGAATCCCTGTCACACTCATCCAAAAACATGGACGGTACGACATCTCAATCATTTGGCGGCTCAGGGCCTTTCTGAAGAAAGGTGGATTCGATATTATCCACTCGAATCTCTTTACCGCCAATTTGTGGGGAAGACTCGCAGCCTTCGGACTGAAAATACCGTTTGTCGTCACGGTTCACAACATTCATTCACGACACAATCCGACACAAGCCAGAATAGAGATTTTTTTCGACCGTCTGCTGGTCCTAACAACGAGCATTCTCATCAATGTCTCAAAAGAGGTTGAATCCTCCATGCTCCGGGATGTAGGTCTTCCCCGGACCAAGCTTTGCACAATTGAAAACGGGATTGTTTTCCCGGAGCAGGGAGATCTTCCCTCAAAGCAGGAAGCAAGAAAGATGCTCGGGTTTTCCGATGACGATAATCTTCTGGTCGTTATCGGCCGTTTTGCAGCGGCCAAAAACCACATCACCTTCATCAGTTCTCTACCAGCCGTTCGGGAAAAGTTCCCAAAACTAAAAGTCCTCCTTGTCGGGAATGGTGAAAAGGAAGCGGAAATCCGGGAGACCATCACAAGATATCATCTAGGAGACACCGTTATTCTTCTTGGGCTCAGAAGAGATATCCCGACCATTCTGTCCGCCTCGGATATCCTGGTCATTCCATCAATATGGGAAGGACTCCCCATCGTAATGCTTGAAGCGATGGCCGCAGGAACTCCCGTTATCGCAACACGAGTCGGAGGGATTCCCGACGCCTTGACCGATGGATCAACAGGCATTCTCACCACTCCCGATTCTCCATCTCTGACGGATGCGATGGTCCGAGGACTCTCCAATCTTCCCCATATGGAGGAAATGGCCCGGGAAGCCCAAAAAATTGCGTCAAACCGATATAATATTAAAAGGACCGCCGCCCGATACACCGATGTCTACAGGACAATAACAAGAGAATGTCAGTTCCGTCGGGGAATCCGGGACATCATACGCACAATTGCCGGGAAAACTTTGTCTGTCGCTTCCCGCGCCGGGACTCTACGCATCCTGATGTATCACAGGATAGACGACACCATTGATCAGGATATCTTGTGCGTGACTCCATTCGCCTTCTCATTACAGATGGCCTGGCTGAAAGAAGAAGGCTATCATGTCATAGAGCTTGAGAAGGCTCTCGACCATCTCCGATCGGGAGCATTGCCGGCAAAATCGGTCGTCATCACTTTTGACGACGGATACGAGGACAATTACCGGAATGCTTATCCCATCCTTTCGGAGCTCTCTTTTCCCGCTACGATCTTTCCAGTCACCTCTTTTTCCCGAGGAGAGAGCAGTCATCCAAGATATAAAAATTATCCCTATCCAATCACATATCTCACCGCTGCCCAGATTGGTGAAATGAGCCGTAATGGCATCTCCTTCGGCTCTCATACCGACACCCATCCGCTGCTGACCAGCCTCTCTCGGGAAGCTGTCATGCAGGAAGTCTTAAAATCGAAACAAATTCTTGAAGATTGGACCGGAGCATCCGTCCATTCCTTCGCATATCCTAACGGTGCCTTCAACCCGAACTGTTTTTTATCTCTCGAAACTGCCGGCTACCGGTCTGCGCTGACCACTCTTCCGGGTCTCAATACAGACGGGACTTCCTTCTGGGAACTGAGACGAACAGAAATCAGCGGACGAGACTCCCTATTGGATTTCTCACTCAAGGTGAGAGGTGGCCTTGACTCCCTCCACAAACTCTATCAAAGCCTACGGAGGTCAAGATGA
- a CDS encoding polysaccharide biosynthesis tyrosine autokinase, whose translation MNTLDAKTLFFLALLSVRKHKLLAFVTFFVLFIPFVVAGLSKKPIYVAKATVYLKPNNYSTSAIGNRVHPPRSFGIQIAILKSQYLAQKVVQALPDSTLRDLESDSQYTNYQMKITNMIRKMMGKEPIVINPMQKAAMELRNARMDFKGGAGSILRIEGESGNPKVARDLVNAYIDTFKDISSHFALEQQADLDKSLSLQIMNAQSLLKKSEEELLTFENSVRSKGGKKGPVDVSDYLSQESGLLNSLRMKRSQLLLSETESHPDVVAVNQEISGIKKEISKLRSMVGPSSSAPSVSSAAWETFLESNVKMNRDLRAELEEERSSVRIISDSNLENMIIIDPPTIPMTPLMTKGFRVIILGFIAAIGGSVGLPFLLMFFRKPIQGEDNLKILTGYQNLANIPRIQRRHIPEINGKKVLRIDHPFDREEFWVFQKEFESFFLRVKRLLKMNKGQVLLFTSCAPEDGKSLTVMNLAMTMAAMGHRAIILDTDTVRGRVQENLGLPNSFTVEDFLPRNDGSYSRIVWDNTNLATISMGNAGPGFWKKNPEAVISKWFEMLRFQCDYILIDAPPLMASTDLLSLPAMIDGVIIVVRDKVTAEKDLLKVESLLRDHQFEVMGTVLNYSKSTHIQYYYGYEETSRKK comes from the coding sequence ATGAATACACTTGATGCCAAAACACTTTTTTTTCTGGCATTGCTCAGCGTCAGGAAACACAAGCTTCTCGCCTTCGTTACCTTTTTTGTCCTCTTCATCCCATTCGTTGTGGCCGGATTGAGCAAAAAACCCATCTATGTTGCCAAAGCGACCGTATACCTTAAGCCCAACAATTATTCCACTTCGGCCATCGGTAATCGCGTCCACCCACCCAGAAGTTTCGGCATCCAGATCGCCATTTTGAAAAGCCAGTACCTTGCTCAAAAAGTGGTCCAGGCTCTTCCTGACTCCACCCTCAGGGATCTTGAATCCGACTCCCAATACACAAATTATCAGATGAAGATAACAAACATGATCCGAAAAATGATGGGAAAGGAACCCATCGTCATCAACCCCATGCAAAAAGCCGCCATGGAGCTTCGAAACGCCCGGATGGACTTCAAGGGTGGAGCCGGCAGCATACTCCGCATCGAGGGAGAGTCCGGGAACCCAAAAGTTGCCAGAGATCTGGTCAATGCCTATATCGACACCTTCAAGGATATTTCTAGCCACTTCGCACTGGAACAGCAAGCCGACCTCGACAAGAGCCTTTCTCTCCAGATCATGAACGCCCAGAGCCTTCTCAAAAAGAGTGAAGAAGAGCTTCTGACTTTTGAGAACAGCGTGCGATCAAAAGGTGGAAAAAAGGGACCAGTCGATGTTTCAGACTATCTCTCTCAAGAGTCGGGACTCCTCAACTCCCTCAGGATGAAGAGATCCCAGCTACTTCTCTCTGAAACCGAATCCCATCCTGACGTAGTCGCTGTCAATCAGGAAATAAGCGGTATCAAAAAAGAAATTTCAAAACTTAGAAGCATGGTGGGCCCCTCCTCTTCGGCGCCGAGTGTCAGTAGCGCCGCATGGGAAACATTTCTCGAATCCAACGTCAAGATGAACAGGGATCTCCGAGCCGAACTGGAAGAAGAAAGAAGCTCGGTCCGAATCATCTCCGACTCTAATCTTGAAAACATGATTATCATCGATCCTCCAACCATTCCGATGACTCCGCTGATGACAAAGGGATTCCGTGTAATCATCCTGGGATTCATCGCGGCTATCGGCGGATCTGTAGGGCTCCCCTTTCTATTGATGTTCTTCAGGAAACCGATTCAGGGAGAAGACAACCTCAAAATTCTGACCGGATACCAGAACCTCGCCAACATCCCCAGAATCCAGAGACGCCATATTCCCGAAATCAATGGAAAAAAGGTTCTCCGGATAGACCACCCATTTGACCGGGAGGAGTTCTGGGTCTTCCAAAAGGAATTTGAATCCTTCTTTCTTCGGGTCAAACGCCTTCTCAAGATGAACAAGGGCCAGGTCCTCCTATTCACTAGCTGTGCACCGGAAGACGGAAAAAGCCTCACCGTCATGAACTTGGCCATGACCATGGCAGCCATGGGACATCGCGCCATCATTCTCGACACGGATACTGTCCGAGGCAGGGTGCAGGAAAATCTTGGGCTTCCAAATTCCTTTACCGTAGAAGATTTCCTACCCAGAAATGACGGCAGCTATTCCCGGATCGTATGGGACAATACCAACCTCGCCACGATATCGATGGGTAATGCAGGCCCGGGATTCTGGAAAAAGAATCCGGAGGCGGTCATTTCAAAATGGTTCGAGATGCTTCGCTTTCAGTGTGACTATATCCTGATCGACGCCCCCCCCCTCATGGCTTCAACCGATCTTCTCTCCCTTCCGGCCATGATAGACGGGGTTATTATCGTGGTCCGAGACAAGGTCACTGCGGAAAAAGATCTCCTGAAAGTTGAATCTCTCCTACGCGACCATCAGTTCGAAGTCATGGGCACCGTACTGAATTACTCAAAATCAACCCATATCCAGTATTATTATGGATATGAGGAAACATCCAGAAAAAAATGA
- a CDS encoding DUF4091 domain-containing protein, translating into MANNRTGRRIFLVFLAMFILLIVSGTSILFLSTGVMEWAKQSAKLFVRTVHPLGKIRSVTQTVKSTIKKVDAYSLSALSPPKFPGSMVEKNDGVISWIDPTSARIPPSEHPGHFSSATKDNTKPYIISGLRGETASFQLVLRSDDPVKDLDVEIHPDQSDPNVSCLSIHRFLEWYEPIGKNQEPDPLIPFHDPYQSGRVVVGKVSLKSSSDQPVWIDIHFSRLCPAHNFRATLLVKKDGRTIRSTTLAISVLNATLPRQVGLDRWMQFYAGRFWHGESPPNDEAYRMLFYRYVKLGHDYGFATNDVDNIGPGVHFDWNTGKALSTDWSHYDYMLGPILSGQVTGSTPNAWALPIRTGMLGVGMWGGFTIHEGTSSPIEKWKGIPDTAAQELARVITEHWKEKGWPLKNAFAYAFDEPEHQLFYYQDIYKLVADTADSLHKGSHNQIRFMLTDAPYAWDRKQPGHHKSLMKGKVDIWSPNSETFMPDRMAKVQTIGERTWFYQSGPPFIGASDLYSTGVGFRMWFWAAWKYRTNGVFYWADDFWPDNTMAVNPYTNPGTGDGIIFYPGHQLHLIGFPDIDGPVPSIRMAQWRRGYDDYKYFFMLAKKGRREEVDKTVNHLVHKALDDGDYFPYWYNPLWHKPGAWSHNPKDWHDTRIKMAKEIESLYGQSLPKN; encoded by the coding sequence ATGGCAAACAATCGGACCGGACGGAGAATTTTCCTGGTATTTCTGGCAATGTTTATTCTATTGATCGTTTCCGGAACCTCAATCCTGTTTCTCTCGACAGGCGTTATGGAATGGGCCAAGCAAAGCGCGAAACTTTTTGTGAGAACAGTCCACCCCCTTGGAAAGATCCGGAGCGTTACCCAAACCGTAAAGTCCACGATCAAAAAAGTGGATGCCTACTCACTATCGGCCCTGTCTCCCCCCAAGTTCCCAGGTTCAATGGTCGAAAAGAACGATGGAGTCATCTCCTGGATTGATCCCACCTCGGCAAGGATCCCTCCTTCTGAGCATCCCGGCCATTTCTCCAGCGCAACAAAAGACAACACAAAACCCTACATCATTAGCGGATTAAGGGGGGAAACAGCTTCTTTCCAGCTGGTGCTACGATCTGACGATCCGGTCAAGGACCTTGATGTCGAGATCCATCCGGACCAGTCCGATCCTAATGTCTCCTGTCTTTCCATTCATCGTTTTCTCGAATGGTACGAACCTATCGGCAAAAATCAGGAGCCCGATCCCCTGATCCCATTTCATGACCCCTACCAGTCAGGGAGGGTCGTCGTCGGAAAAGTCTCATTAAAATCATCCTCCGACCAGCCCGTCTGGATCGATATTCATTTTTCCCGCCTTTGCCCGGCCCATAACTTCCGGGCGACATTGCTGGTCAAAAAAGACGGTAGAACCATCCGCTCGACCACCCTGGCAATCAGCGTTCTCAATGCGACCCTTCCCAGGCAGGTGGGCCTCGACCGGTGGATGCAGTTTTATGCGGGACGATTCTGGCACGGAGAATCTCCTCCCAATGATGAAGCTTACAGAATGCTCTTTTATCGCTATGTCAAACTTGGCCACGACTATGGATTTGCCACAAATGACGTCGACAATATCGGTCCTGGTGTCCATTTCGACTGGAACACCGGGAAAGCACTCTCAACCGACTGGAGCCACTATGACTATATGCTGGGCCCCATTCTCTCCGGACAAGTGACCGGATCGACTCCCAACGCATGGGCACTGCCAATCCGGACGGGCATGCTGGGGGTGGGCATGTGGGGAGGCTTCACAATTCATGAGGGAACATCATCTCCAATTGAAAAATGGAAGGGAATCCCGGACACAGCAGCCCAGGAACTTGCCAGAGTCATCACCGAACACTGGAAGGAAAAAGGCTGGCCTTTGAAAAATGCCTTTGCCTATGCTTTCGACGAACCGGAGCATCAGCTTTTTTATTACCAGGATATTTACAAGCTGGTGGCCGACACAGCCGATTCTCTTCATAAAGGCTCACACAACCAGATCCGTTTCATGTTGACCGATGCCCCTTATGCCTGGGACAGGAAACAGCCAGGACATCACAAAAGCCTCATGAAGGGAAAGGTCGATATCTGGTCGCCGAACTCGGAAACATTCATGCCCGACCGAATGGCGAAAGTCCAGACAATCGGTGAGCGGACTTGGTTCTACCAGAGTGGTCCTCCTTTCATCGGAGCAAGCGACCTCTACTCGACAGGCGTTGGATTCCGCATGTGGTTCTGGGCCGCATGGAAATATCGGACAAATGGGGTTTTCTACTGGGCAGATGATTTCTGGCCGGACAATACGATGGCGGTCAATCCCTACACCAATCCCGGAACCGGAGACGGTATCATCTTTTATCCTGGACACCAGCTTCACCTGATCGGATTTCCCGATATTGACGGACCGGTCCCTTCCATCCGGATGGCTCAATGGCGGCGGGGTTATGACGACTACAAATATTTTTTCATGCTAGCCAAGAAAGGGAGGCGGGAAGAGGTGGACAAGACGGTCAACCATCTTGTCCACAAAGCTCTCGATGACGGAGATTACTTCCCCTATTGGTACAACCCACTCTGGCACAAACCGGGAGCTTGGAGCCACAATCCCAAAGACTGGCATGATACCCGAATCAAAATGGCAAAAGAGATAGAATCCCTCTACGGCCAATCTCTTCCCAAAAATTGA